From the genome of bacterium:
CGCTCCGTTTCCCCCAGAACGGCATAGACCTCCTGTTCGAAACATGCCGCGTCCCCCTGCCGGTTCCGGTCGGCCCGATGGCACAGACCGGTCTGAGCGCTCCTGCAACGCTCGCCGGTACCCTCGCCCTGGAGACAGCCGAGATACTTGCCGGTATATGTGTCACCCAGCTCATACGGCCGGGAACACCGGTCTGTTTCGGCGGTATCCCCCATGCCTTCGACATGCGCACCACGCAGTTGATATTCGCAGGTCCCGAACAGGGACTGATGGCTGTCGCCATGACCGAAATGGGCAGGCAGTACGGCCTTCCGGTGTATATCAATGTCGGGCTTACCGACAGCAAGTGCGTGGACGCCCAGGCGGGTCTTGAGATCGCCGCAACCCTGCTTATGGGTGTGCTCTCGGGCGCCGATATATTCGGGCACCTCGGTATCGCGGGTGTCGATCAGGCATCCAGCCTCGAAATGCTCGTGTTTCAGCACGAGGTCATCGACTATATCGAGCGGATCATGCGCTCGTTTGCCATCGATGAAGAGCGGCTTGCGCTCGATCTGATAGACTCGCTCGGCCCGGGGGGAACATTTATCGCCGAAGAACACACGGTGCGGCATTTCCGTGAAGAGATATGGATGCCTTCCATTTTGGACCGGTCATATTGGGATCACTGGGAAAAAAACGGCGGACTGACCACCGCGGAAAAAGTGAACGACCGCATGGGGGAACTTCTTGCACAGTACACGCCTCATCCGCTCGACGATACGGTCGACCGCGAGGTGGAAAAAATACTCGAAAACGCACGCAGGAAACTCGGCAGATAGCGGTCAATCAGATAAATTCAGAAAATTAATTGACTGTGGTTAACAGAAATTTTTATTGAATGTACCTATAATGTCTTTAGCGAAGTCAGCTCATTTCCGCCATGTTTTCCCGGGAGTTTCCAGCAGATTCAGAAAAAGCTTCTTTGCCACTACGGACTGCGGAGTATCGGAAGCGAGTTCCGGCACGATCCGCAGGGTGCAGAGAAACACCTGGCCTTCACCGAACGGCGTGCGGGAGAGGGCGGTCACGATGTCTCTCCGGTTTTCGCAGGCGAGGGCAACGAGCACTTCCGAACCGAGACGGTTCATGTCGATACCCCATATATCGCCGCGGTAGAATACCTGGTATTCCCAGCTCATCGCCTGCGACTGCGGAAGTCCTGCAAAAACGGGGCTTTCCCCTGTAATAAACCTGCCGTCGGCCCCCCAGTGTACGCTCCGATAGTACTCCACGGACGGATGCCTGTAGAGATTGTCCATGACATGCTGAGCCCAGAGATCGGGCTGGTCGAGAATAATAAGCGTCGTTCCGTTCGCCACCCGGTCCATGACCGCATTGATGTACCTGCTCCGGTAGGACGCCCTGCCGACTTTATCGAAATCATGCGGGCCGATGACGATAAAATCCGGGTCGGGTGCCTCGGGATCGAATGCGGGCAGGGTAATACCCCTCGACTCCTTCAGAAACCTGTTGATGATCCCCGTAGTGTCGATGACAGCGCCCGTGCCACTGATGCCTGGCCCGGTATGGTAATCGACAACAAACAGCTCATCATGACCCGAGGCTTTAACCTCCGATTTCTTTTTAAGCTCGGCGGTAAGTGTATAGTATCCGGGCTTCCGCACCGCGGGGAGTGTGATTCCCTCGACGAGCAGCTCGCCGAATTCCTCTCCGCCGGTCACGGTTACCGGATAACTGCCGGAGTAAACAACAGCGCCGTCGGGGTCGTCGAGCCGTATCTCAAGGGTATGCTTACCGTTGAGACCGGCTTCGTTGACGATAAAGAAGTCGGCCACCGGAACAGCGCCGTCAGGAAGCACCTTGTCGCGTATCTTGACTGCGATATAGAGCGGCTGGGCATAGTATGATAATATCGAGGGATCGGCTGTTGGATAACGGTATACGTCCACGATGTCCTCGGCAGTAACGGGCGCCGCCCACCCGTTGAGATTATAACCGTCCGAAATATTACCCATCCGGACGTTTTCAAGAACGCGCCCGTGGAAGTAATGGAGGCTCCGTCCCATGCTCAGGGTCAGGTCATCGACAGTGGGAAATGAAGTCCTGAAACCGCTCTCGTCGAGAAAACGGCTATAGGAATCGAACCAGGAAAGATGCTCCTGCTCCCTGAAACCGGAAGCGCCCGTCCTGGCAAGCTCGTTCTTTATCTTTTCGAGGCGCATCATGGTTCCCCACTGACCCTCCTCGCCCCAGAAGATGATCTCATCCGGTTCGAGACGGTGAACGGAATCGCCGTACGCAACGGTGCCGCGCATGTAGAACCGCGGATTGTTGTAAATGTCGTCCACATATCCGGGATACCGGAACCAGTGGTGATGATCCCACCAGCCGTGATAGTAGAGCGAATCATCGAACGGTTTCATGTGAAGTTTATACGGGTCGTGCGCGAGACGGGTAAAGGTATCGAATCCCTTGTCACGGTTCCGGTCGCTGTCGTAGGTTATGATACGGCCGGGATCGAGTTTGTGAACCATCTTCATGTTGAAGATATCGTCTTCGCTCGGCGGATTCTGCGCCTCGTTTTTCATGTTGTAAATGACCATGGAAGGACTTGAGCGGTCGCGCTTGACCATTCTCACGAACTTCTCTCGGCGCCAGATCATGGCGGTTTCGTCCGGAGCGGGCATGCACCGGTATCCGGAGGGCTCTTCGTAGGACAGGAGACCGGCTTCGTCGCAGAGCTCGATAATGTACTGCTGGCCGATGGCGCGGTGAAAGAGCATCGTGTTGTATCCGAGCATCAGGGCTGCATCGATATCGCGCTTCGCCATCACGGGTGTGGGAAATATCCCGTTCTTCGGCCAGAATCCCCGTGTCATCGCCGCGAACAGGAAAACACGCCTGCCGTTGAGGTAAAACCGTTTGTCCCCGTTCTTTTCGCCGATATCGAACCACCTGAATCCGAATCGCCGGCCCATGGAATCGACACTCCCGCCATCCTCAGTCCTGAACGTGGCACTCGCCACATAGAGATGAGCGTCACGGATATTCCAGACATGGGCTTTCGGCGCCCTGACTTTGATCGGAATGGTTTTCTCTCCCGGAGGAACCGATTCAGCGGTCGTTTTTTCCCAGAGGATGTTCGAGGGATTTCCCCACTCATGGACAACGAGCGACAGCGCGCCTTCGCGGGTTTTACCCGAAGCGTTTCCGAGGGTGACGAATACTTCGACATCCGTGACCGTTGGCTTGTTCTCGACATACACGTCACCAATGAATATCTCGTCGGTCGCCCGTACATACACTCTGCCCGTGATTCCGCCGAAGCCATGCACCGCCGGAACCAAGTTCCTGCCCCAGCGGCAGAGATCGTTGTCCTCCCAGGTAAAATTGCCCACCGGATCGGTAATGCGCACATCGAGTCTGTTGGGAACACCGAAAACGACTGTTTTTGTCGCATCAACCTCGAACGGGGTGTTCCCGATAACATCATACCCGACAAGCGTACGGTTGACAAACACTTCAGCCCTCAGGTTGACCGAATCGAACGAGAGGACAATACGTTTCCCCCTGAGCGATGAATCGAGCATAAAGGTCGTGCTCCACCATGAGACACCGCGATAATCACCGGCGATACCGATCGGATTACCATTCGCACCCCAGTAGTGTTCCTCGATAGTTCCCGGCACGGCGACCGTTTTACCGGGCAGCCGGTCGAGCCGGTCCCATCCGCATGAGGGTTGATTCACCGGTACTTTCGAGAGATCGACCGGCGGCATGTAAACAGGGTCGTTTTTCCAGTTCGCTTCATGATCGAGACGAAGTTCCCATCCGGGTCCGGACAGTTCATGCTTCCAGCGGCCCGGTTCCGCTCCGGAACGGGATACATTTGCCAATAAAAGAAGCAGCGTAAAGAAATAAAACCTCCGAAAAACACTACAGACGCTCATATACCCCGTCCTTTATCAATATGTTACGATTCACAAAATACAATAGAACACGGATTTACGCGGATTGGGTGGATTTTCACAGATTTGTATATAAAAATATTAAATATATCTAATCATTGACAATTCGTAACCCAAATTTATCTGAAAATGCATTTATTGTTCCCCTGGGCTGAAGTACCGTCATGGTGTCCGGAGTCCTTGTTAAGCCGTCATTCCCGAATCTTTAATCGGGAATCCATGTGCAGCCTGTATATATTTATCATCTGTCGATGTGACTATCTATGGTCATTGAAATTTTTCATAATTCCGGTTAATACTGTTTATTCGCCCGGCGTTACGAGCAGTTTATACATTGCTACTTCGCCTCCCGTTTTGGGGAACGTAAACCGCCATATGGGCAAATCACGTTTTATGCCGAGTTCATCGCACAGCACCGTAAAAAACGTATTCCATCCCGTTTGCCGGAGGGCAAGCCTGCTGTCACCGAACGGCATCGCGGAGAAAACAATCACCTCTCCCCTGCCGAGCGAGCGGCTGTAAACCGCCGGGGTGCCATCCTCGTACGTGAAGAGCACTTCAGCTCCGGCGGGGATGTTGAGCGTTCGCGCCGTCACACCTTTTTTCCCGGGCTGAAGTATGAGCCGGTCGATACCCTTGAATCTCTGAGAGCCTTCCGTCGCCGGAAGCATATGCGAGGCCTCACGGTTCTTTCCGAGCGGAGCCCCCATAAGGCGTTTACGGAACGAAGCCAGCGAGCCTGTCTCGATATCGGAAATCAGCGCATCGGGATCGAGGATAACGAGAGTTGCTCCCTGTTCGACACGGCTGATAAGCTTTTCAGCAAACTCGCGGGAGACATACGAAAGCTGGGGAGCTATTATCAGACGGGCGTCATCGAGCGACTGAAGTCCACGCCTGACATGATTTTCGCTGACAAAGGAATACCACGCACCGAGCTTTTCACCGAGGAGCGCATGAAGCATATAGTGGCCGTTCAGAAGGTCGTCGTTCACCGCATTCCGTGAATCATCGCTGAACAGCACTGCTATTTCCGCCTTCTTGGGAATATCGAGCGCGGGAAGGTCTTTCCAGAGCCTGCTCAGGCGGAGGATTTCACGGTAGTACTCCCGATGGGGAAACCGTGAAGCGCCGAACCATTCAAGATGAGTCACTCCCGCTTTTGCAGCCTGGCTGGTCAGCTCACGGAGCCCATCCGGCGTCGGCAGGCCGTTTTCGAGAAATCCCTCCATGATGATCTTCGATGGTTTCCCCGCCGCGAGGTCGGTGATGAGCTTTGCGACAAACCCGACATGGTAGAGCGCCCGTTCACGGCCATCCTGAGTAAAGTTGCGCGTGGGATACGGGTCTGCGGAAAAGCTGTCGGTCACCTCATATATGGCGGATTGATCGATACGGTCGATGGAATTCGGGACATCCTTGTTGATGAAATCCATGATATTTATGGCGTTACGGTTATAGGCATGGTATTCGATGCCGGGGGCGTAGCGGTGCACGAGATCGTACTGCGGCTTGGCGGCTTTATAGAGTTGCCCGTTGAGCCAGCGCCAGACCGCTATCCGCATGAGCGCAACATCGTGGGGAGACCTGTTGAGGACAGCGGGATCCGTCATTTCCCATGGTCGCGCCAGGGTCGTGTCCTCCGCCGTGAGGGCAATCGTTATACCATATTTTTCCCTGAGCTCACGGTTTACCTGATCGACTGCTCCGGGCGCTCTGGCAGTCCCGGCCCAGTTAAACGGTTCATCCTGTCCCAGCACACATGAAAGCCATGGTTTATCGCCGTACTTTTTAAGCCATTCCTCGGTCCCGGCGCGGGCGGCCTCGATGAAACGGGGGTCCCAGCAGGCGACAAGACCGTGCTCCCAGCTTTGATAAACCTCGGAAAATACAAATGTGGCTCCTGCCTTTTTCGCTGCATTTGAATATGCCGTCAGGGGAGCCATGATGGGAAATTTCATGCCGTATTTTTCATTGAATTCGTTCACCACCGGCTCGCCGAGACTGGCAATGGCCTCGAGCGCAAAAGGCCCGTCGATGCCTGCCGCCGCGCTTTCGAGGAGAAAGTGATGCTGCTCGGAAGCCCAGGTTTCATCGGTGTACCCTTTTGTCCTGCCATAGAGGCCATAATAGAACGATGTCACCTTGCGATCGATGCGCCGGTCGGTGAGCACTGTTTCATACACCGCGCCGGGACGGTCGACGATAAAGGGATCGGTCTGCGCAGGCGCCGGAGTACCCGCACAAAACAGGAGCAGGAAAAAACCTCCATACAGCAGCATATCACGGCGGTACCATTTCAGAAATTCCATGATTCTCTCCCTGTGAATGCTCTTTACTTTCTCACCACCGCTATGGCGTTGGTCTCGACAAACTGTTCGGGGCCGAAAAGTTTCACGACCTGCATGTTGGTCATGGCGTGCTGGCCTTTTGGAAAATATTCCTTGATGAGTTTACGGACGACCGGTCCCGCAGCGCCGATATTTTTCCCGCCCGCGTCGGGGTCCATGAAACTCTGGAGAAACACCACATCGTCCATGGTGGCGCCATAATGTTCAAGCACCGCTTTCATGTTTTCGAGGGTCTGTCTGAACTGGGTCTCGAAGTCCTCGCCGACCGTCACCTTGTCATACTCCCATGTTTTGTCCTTCACCCGGCTGTGAGAGAGCTGCCCGGCAACGAATATCAGATTGCCGACCTTAACTCCCTGGGCATAGTTGGCATCTTTTTCCCAAGGCACGCCGAATCCGAATTTTTCAGGGACAAACGACTCCTTATATTCGGTAAGCGCTTTGAGCGCCTCCTCACGGGCAATGGCACGCATGGCGGCATCTTCCCTGTTTTTCTGAGAAAGATCATGGCTGCACCCGGACAAGAGAGCGATACATCCGACTGCACCGAACAACAGCGCCGATATGATTTCACGCTTCATTCCTCTATCCTCCCCTGACTGTCTCCTGAAATATCTCTTTGTCTCTCTGCCCTTTTGCCCCTTAATCATCTATAGCCTGATACACCAGTACCCGGTAGGTGTTGACGAGCGTCTTGTCCCAGTAGGAACCCATCTGAGACATGAAGATGCCGATCATGTCCTCTTCCGGATCGATCCAGAAACGGGTGTAATAAGCGCCATCCCAGCCCACGATTCCGAGTGATTCGAGCTCGTCATACTTGCCCCGCTCCGACCGTATCCCGAATCCGTATCCGAACTTGTCGCCGCTGTTGGGGCGAAAAGCCGAATACAGGTCGCCGATGGAATTTGTGGTCATGAGCTCGACCGTTTTACGGCTCAGTATGCGAACGCCGTCAAGCTTACCGCCGTTCAGAATCATCTGCGCGAACCGCAGGTAGTCGGGTGCGGTCGACACGAGCCCTGCGCCTCCCGAGAAATAGGTCTGTGTGCACAGGTATGCGGGGTCGACGGCATCCTTTGTAAAACCGCCCTTCGGATTGAGCGAATAGAGCCGTGCCAGCCGAGGGAGTTTTTCCTTCGGGAGGACGAGGTATGTGTCATTCATGTTGAGGGGAAGAAATATGCGCTCACGGAGAAATTCATCGAATGTTTTGCCCGATACAACTTCAACAAGGTACCCGAGCACATCGATCGACATGCCGTAATGAAATTCCTCTCCGGGATTGCTGATGAGCGGCAGCCCGGCCAGTTTTCTGATCATTTCGCCGATGGTTCCCTGTGTCGGTGTAAGGCCGACGGTCATTCCCGCTTTTTTATAGAGATCTGACTGGAGACCATCGCCATAGGTAATCCCGGAGGTATGGTTCAGGAGATTCCGGATGGTGATTTCGGATTTCGCCGGGACGAGCGTATAGGAATTCCCCGTGGAAGACGGAACCATGACCTGCGGATTTTTGAATTCGGGGATATACTTCGACACCGGATCACTCAGGAGTATCCGTCCCTCTTCGTACAGAATCATCACCGCGGTGCTCGTAATAGCCTTCGACATCGAGGCGATACGGAACATGGCATCCTTCGTCATGGGTTTGCCCGCCTCGATATCCATCATGCCGAACGACTCGTAATGCGCGATTTTCCCGTGACGGGCAACGAGAGTGACCATTCCTGTTATCTGTTTATTATCGATGTACCGCTTCATGACCGTATTGATACGGTCGAGCCGCCGGGACGACAATCCGACCTCTTCGGGCCGTGCTGTCGGGAATCCCTGGCCGAAGACCGGTACTGTCAGCATGAATACGACGGTCAGCACAGAAACGAGCGTTAATACAGTTCTTTTCATGGAATCCTCCTGATAGAGTTAGATTATAGCGAGTGTGTACCCTATGAAACTAAGGCTTTTACTCGAAAGCAAGCGATTTCTTCGTTACCAGAAAGAGACAATAAAACTTCCGGAAAGTAATATATGAAGTTGATAAATATGGAATGGAACGCGGATTTACGCGGATTGGGCGGATTTACGCGGATAAAAAAATGCAGAATTTTGAAAGGTAATCTTTTTGAATTATCCGGGTTGACAATTGTTCATGGCCGATTTGAAAAATGATACGGGTGATTTATCGTGTAGCCCGACTCATTTCACCATTACAATTTTCCCCGTTGCCGTCCGCCCGCCGCAGGTCAGTCGGGCGAAGTAGATGCCCGCCGAGACCGGCGCACCGCTGTTGTCCTTGCCGTCCCAATGGAACCGGTGTGTTCCGGCGGTCATACGTTCCGAGGCAACCTTACGGACTTTCTGGCCTGCGATGTTGTAGATGGTAAGCGTTGTGAACCCGGCATCAGGGATAACGAACTCGATGGTCGTCGAAGGGTTGAAGGGGTTGGGGAAGGAACGGATAATGGGAACCGGTTCGGGTTTCGTTTCGTTTTCATCCACTGAAGTGATGATTACTTCTCCGGTATACCGGGAGACACCGTTGTCGGTGCCAAACCAGATGGTGTTGTTTTTTTCGATCGCGATGGCGTTGACCTTTTTATTACAGAGACCGCTGTTCTGAGTAAAAAATGTCGTCCAGTTTTCACCGTCAAAACGGCTGACACCAGCATCGGTGCCGATCCACAGAACATGGTTCATATCTTCGGCAACTGAAAGTGTATTATCGCTGACAAGACCACTGTTATCTGTTGTGTAATTCTGCAGATTTTCACCGTTATAATAATATATTCCATCATTGGATGGTATCCATATGGTGTTATTGCTGTCCGCATAAATACCATAAACCATGATTTGTTGCTCTATATTTATTGGAACATCAATGCGAATATTATCATCAGTATAAAAAGTAAGACCATAATTATTGTGCAGGAATTGTTCGGCTTTCCAGAAATAATTTTTTGAATCAATACAAAAGTAACTTCTTGTACTTTCTGACCATCCAGCCACAGCATTACGTTTTTGAGGAATATTTAAAAGTGATTTGTTTATATTTCTATAGCCCTTAAATCCGGACAAAATTCCGTTGTAATATATAAATATATGTCCGGGAAATTCTTGGGGGACACTGTCTGCAGCTGATCGAAACAAAACATTATTGTTATAATCGACAGCAACTTCCAGTATATGTTCTTTGCGACCGTACGGGAAAATATCGCTGTAATAGATTATCGGCAATTT
Proteins encoded in this window:
- a CDS encoding trimethylamine methyltransferase family protein; translation: MMKIQVLGQEGVARIDEAARRILERTGVEIPHNEMLGLFARAGAKVDIPSRRVRIPPKLVDECLESAGKTFTIYGRDHTKKASFGTGSRNYNSIAGEAYWVDENGKRRFATLGDVVTASKLTDVLPWITIAGAMADPHEIDASFRCVEVAAALLRTIAKPVTFWFHDRASAAFVIELFAALAGSSEELAAFPPAYPFLEPISPLRFPQNGIDLLFETCRVPLPVPVGPMAQTGLSAPATLAGTLALETAEILAGICVTQLIRPGTPVCFGGIPHAFDMRTTQLIFAGPEQGLMAVAMTEMGRQYGLPVYINVGLTDSKCVDAQAGLEIAATLLMGVLSGADIFGHLGIAGVDQASSLEMLVFQHEVIDYIERIMRSFAIDEERLALDLIDSLGPGGTFIAEEHTVRHFREEIWMPSILDRSYWDHWEKNGGLTTAEKVNDRMGELLAQYTPHPLDDTVDREVEKILENARRKLGR
- a CDS encoding beta-galactosidase trimerization domain-containing protein; this encodes MEFLKWYRRDMLLYGGFFLLLFCAGTPAPAQTDPFIVDRPGAVYETVLTDRRIDRKVTSFYYGLYGRTKGYTDETWASEQHHFLLESAAAGIDGPFALEAIASLGEPVVNEFNEKYGMKFPIMAPLTAYSNAAKKAGATFVFSEVYQSWEHGLVACWDPRFIEAARAGTEEWLKKYGDKPWLSCVLGQDEPFNWAGTARAPGAVDQVNRELREKYGITIALTAEDTTLARPWEMTDPAVLNRSPHDVALMRIAVWRWLNGQLYKAAKPQYDLVHRYAPGIEYHAYNRNAINIMDFINKDVPNSIDRIDQSAIYEVTDSFSADPYPTRNFTQDGRERALYHVGFVAKLITDLAAGKPSKIIMEGFLENGLPTPDGLRELTSQAAKAGVTHLEWFGASRFPHREYYREILRLSRLWKDLPALDIPKKAEIAVLFSDDSRNAVNDDLLNGHYMLHALLGEKLGAWYSFVSENHVRRGLQSLDDARLIIAPQLSYVSREFAEKLISRVEQGATLVILDPDALISDIETGSLASFRKRLMGAPLGKNREASHMLPATEGSQRFKGIDRLILQPGKKGVTARTLNIPAGAEVLFTYEDGTPAVYSRSLGRGEVIVFSAMPFGDSRLALRQTGWNTFFTVLCDELGIKRDLPIWRFTFPKTGGEVAMYKLLVTPGE
- a CDS encoding beta-lactamase family protein, whose product is MKRTVLTLVSVLTVVFMLTVPVFGQGFPTARPEEVGLSSRRLDRINTVMKRYIDNKQITGMVTLVARHGKIAHYESFGMMDIEAGKPMTKDAMFRIASMSKAITSTAVMILYEEGRILLSDPVSKYIPEFKNPQVMVPSSTGNSYTLVPAKSEITIRNLLNHTSGITYGDGLQSDLYKKAGMTVGLTPTQGTIGEMIRKLAGLPLISNPGEEFHYGMSIDVLGYLVEVVSGKTFDEFLRERIFLPLNMNDTYLVLPKEKLPRLARLYSLNPKGGFTKDAVDPAYLCTQTYFSGGAGLVSTAPDYLRFAQMILNGGKLDGVRILSRKTVELMTTNSIGDLYSAFRPNSGDKFGYGFGIRSERGKYDELESLGIVGWDGAYYTRFWIDPEEDMIGIFMSQMGSYWDKTLVNTYRVLVYQAIDD